A single Mesotoga infera DNA region contains:
- a CDS encoding diguanylate cyclase translates to MRGSKGDISIKWAAAIVFMLTILMSVVGIGSLIFARWLSSAELTSERIVGTISESTFSQIVNFMHEPTHINEANHKIIENNILDLSDEENREKFFVGVLSSQKEEVYSFSFGTVNGEYYGARRNEDGVIEIMRNDASTGGYSWYYSVNEDLTAGERVVVAGKFDPRTRAWYKAAEAAAGPIFSPIYKHFVMDDLTISAAWPVYDREGSLRGVLGTHMLLSGVGGFLKETVKDYDGYAIIFERDTGLLIANSLEVDNFSFLSDGTFKRLSICEIDNSVIRQVCSNYNLSQDPFLTFKDENGKVFVDIREIRMPGVDWVLLAVIPETHYMISVVDSIHLTVLLVALALVFSVIIFFILARKLMKPVNDLLQVSEAFSSGDLSKRVQVARDDEIGTISTGFNRVADKMQFLINNLEDRVVERTKELHKVNAALEESKNQLQLLLDSTAEGIYGIDMNGNCTFCNTSAARILGYSSIEELLGKNMHLKLHHSRRDGTVFPADDCKIIRSIKQGRGFKADDEVFWRADGTSFDVEYHSYPQIRDGKVVGGVITFMDITERKKREEEIRYLSCHDSLTGLHNRSCFENNRKEIDKSENLPMSVIFADINGLKMTNDVFGHAAGDELLRKSAEVLNQSCRESDVIVRAGGDEFIILLPKTDKEEAEKILSRIKIGFSNTRVAAMKCSVSLGLDTKKSIDQPLEVVMANAENSMYRDKTMNRKSSNREIINSIIETLHSKHPREKQHSVAVRELCGQIGSALNLSVHEISVLKRAGYLHDIGKIVLDESILSKDSSKVLTGEEREKMRQHSVVGYRILNLFDDTLDLAEFAYSHHERWDGKGYPRGLAGEQIPLISRIISVAEAYERVLNRGDDSIEERKEAAIRAVREGAGKQFDPNIAEIFVKMIEEETT, encoded by the coding sequence ATGAGAGGAAGTAAGGGAGACATTTCAATCAAGTGGGCGGCCGCAATTGTATTCATGTTGACTATTCTGATGTCCGTGGTCGGAATCGGGAGTCTCATTTTCGCGAGATGGTTATCTTCGGCTGAGCTGACATCGGAACGGATTGTTGGAACAATAAGCGAGAGTACGTTCAGTCAGATAGTCAACTTCATGCACGAGCCTACTCACATTAACGAAGCAAACCACAAGATCATCGAAAACAATATTCTCGATCTCTCTGACGAAGAAAATAGAGAGAAATTCTTCGTCGGTGTCTTGAGTTCTCAGAAAGAGGAAGTATACAGTTTCAGCTTTGGCACGGTCAACGGAGAGTACTATGGCGCCCGCAGAAATGAAGATGGAGTAATAGAGATTATGAGAAACGACGCTTCTACGGGAGGCTACTCATGGTACTATTCCGTGAATGAGGATTTGACTGCCGGCGAGCGGGTAGTCGTAGCAGGGAAATTCGATCCTCGAACTCGAGCATGGTACAAAGCTGCAGAAGCCGCAGCGGGTCCCATCTTCTCGCCAATCTATAAACACTTTGTAATGGATGATCTGACCATTTCTGCCGCATGGCCGGTCTACGACAGGGAAGGTAGTTTACGGGGTGTTTTGGGAACGCACATGCTCCTTTCGGGTGTAGGAGGCTTTCTCAAGGAAACTGTGAAAGACTATGACGGCTACGCAATCATTTTTGAAAGGGATACAGGTCTGCTGATCGCAAATTCTTTGGAGGTCGATAACTTCTCATTTCTATCCGACGGAACGTTCAAACGGCTATCAATTTGCGAAATCGATAACTCGGTCATTCGGCAGGTTTGCAGTAACTATAATCTGAGTCAGGATCCATTTCTCACTTTCAAAGACGAGAATGGAAAGGTCTTTGTCGACATTAGAGAAATCCGTATGCCGGGAGTCGACTGGGTCTTGCTAGCTGTGATTCCTGAAACACATTATATGATCAGTGTTGTGGATAGTATTCATCTAACTGTTTTGCTGGTTGCGCTTGCACTGGTTTTCTCTGTCATCATATTCTTCATATTAGCTCGAAAGCTTATGAAGCCTGTAAACGATCTTCTTCAGGTGTCCGAGGCGTTTTCCTCCGGGGATCTCTCAAAGCGAGTTCAAGTCGCTAGGGACGATGAGATTGGAACCATTTCGACGGGTTTCAACAGAGTTGCAGACAAGATGCAGTTTCTTATAAACAACCTGGAAGATCGTGTTGTGGAGAGAACAAAGGAACTGCACAAGGTAAATGCAGCATTGGAGGAAAGCAAGAACCAACTGCAGCTCTTGCTTGACTCAACTGCAGAAGGTATTTATGGAATTGATATGAATGGGAACTGCACTTTCTGCAATACTAGTGCCGCTAGAATTCTTGGATACTCAAGCATAGAGGAATTGCTCGGGAAGAACATGCACCTTAAGCTTCATCATAGCCGCCGGGATGGAACGGTGTTTCCTGCTGATGACTGCAAGATTATCAGATCGATCAAACAAGGCAGAGGCTTTAAAGCGGATGACGAGGTCTTCTGGAGAGCTGACGGCACTTCTTTCGATGTGGAGTATCACTCGTATCCCCAGATAAGAGACGGGAAGGTAGTCGGCGGGGTAATAACCTTCATGGATATTACAGAACGGAAGAAGAGAGAGGAAGAGATCAGGTACTTGAGCTGCCATGACTCACTTACGGGACTTCATAACAGAAGTTGTTTCGAAAACAACCGTAAGGAGATCGATAAATCAGAAAATCTTCCGATGTCCGTAATCTTCGCAGATATCAATGGCCTGAAGATGACGAATGATGTATTTGGTCACGCTGCCGGAGATGAACTATTAAGGAAATCTGCAGAGGTGCTGAATCAGTCTTGCAGGGAGAGTGACGTGATTGTTCGAGCCGGCGGCGATGAGTTCATTATTCTTCTGCCGAAAACGGACAAGGAAGAGGCAGAGAAGATACTCTCGCGAATCAAGATTGGGTTTTCGAATACACGTGTCGCAGCGATGAAGTGCAGTGTCTCACTTGGTCTCGATACGAAAAAAAGTATCGATCAACCGCTGGAAGTGGTAATGGCAAACGCGGAAAACTCTATGTACAGAGATAAGACAATGAATCGCAAATCTTCAAACAGGGAGATAATAAACTCAATTATTGAGACTTTGCATTCAAAGCATCCGAGAGAGAAGCAGCATTCAGTTGCTGTTCGCGAACTGTGCGGCCAAATTGGATCTGCCCTAAACCTCTCCGTACATGAAATCAGCGTGCTGAAGCGAGCGGGCTATCTGCATGACATCGGGAAAATAGTACTTGATGAAAGCATCCTGTCTAAGGATTCTTCTAAAGTCTTGACGGGGGAAGAGAGGGAGAAGATGAGGCAGCATTCCGTTGTCGGATACAGGATCTTGAATCTTTTCGATGATACGCTGGACCTTGCCGAATTTGCCTACAGCCACCACGAAAGATGGGACGGAAAAGGCTATCCGAGAGGGCTTGCAGGAGAACAGATCCCGCTGATATCTAGAATCATATCGGTAGCAGAAGCCTATGAACGTGTTCTCAATAGAGGCGACGATTCAATCGAAGAAAGAAAAGAAGCTGCCATTCGAGCAGTTAGGGAAGGCGCCGGGAAGCAGTTCGATCCGAATATCGCTGAAATTTTCGTCAAAATGATTGAAGAAGAAACCACTTGA